One region of Eurosta solidaginis isolate ZX-2024a chromosome X, ASM4086904v1, whole genome shotgun sequence genomic DNA includes:
- the LOC137234565 gene encoding uncharacterized protein isoform X3, which yields MAEELKNLMEKLQGGVFFELLKDNGFTIESLRHLKPNHLDTLIDKSLFGQRVIFERNLLKWQAEVDEGGTTETHCLSEPTPPASSFNSGVRSFYDKSIEDILNETASGKQILMFYENKQNLTPKYRKLLSATVTSYLIDAKICARPYAFDLLSCKIVKYFTKETQETYYLAVKGKKPGGCLYAKYHSCLSKLRADGIILKKRALEESLETNEPNYALPDGKESNDQVWLKYNIEPYDEVVQKWETTFAVRHSFMKNAENLNSILEEWPLYKQSFGYSLIELDFQKLYPERTNLLFDKWSRFHQSIPFLFDTHIKDANNLHIWKRLIEGIFTSDVKDCVVLYLLHSVLVPTGRQYKICPQSQKKVIIKPTMSDSRNSFLIFACTQINRKEDTYDIPWAYLLCI from the exons ATGGcagaagaattaaaaaatttaatggagAAGCTGCAAGGAGGAGTATTTTTTGAACTTCTTAAAG ataatggCTTTACAATTGAAAGCTTACGTCATTTGAAACCAAATCATTTGGATACCCTAATTGACAAATCTCTGTTTGGACAGCGCGTAATATTTGAGAGAAATCTTTTAAAATGGCAAGCGGAAGTA GATGAAGGAGGTACTACAGAGACACATTGCTTATCGGAACCCACGCCACCAGCCTCAAGTTTCAACAGTGGTGTCAGAAGTTTCTACGAT AAATCTATAGAAGATATTCTCAATGAAACAGCTAGTGGGAAACAAATCCTAATGTTTtacgaaaacaaacaaaatcttACACCGAAATACCGTAAATTATTATCTGCAACTGTGACCAGTTATTTGATTGATGCTAAAATCTGTGCTCGTCCATATGCCTTTGATCTATTATCATGTAAAATCGTTAAATATTTTACAAAGGAAACACAG GAAACTTATTATCTTGCTGTTAAAGGAAAGAAACCAGGTggctgtttgtatgcaaaatatcaCAGTTGCTTATCAAAATTGAGAGCAGACGGGATCATCTTAAAGAAGAGAGCATTAGAGGAATCCCTTGAAACGAATGAACCAAATTATGCTTTGCCGG ATGGTAAGGAAAGTAACGATCAAGTTTGGCTGAAGTATAATATTGAACCTTACGACGAAGTGGTACAAAAATGGGAGACAACATTCGCAGTCAGACACAGCTTTATGAAGAACGCTGAAAACTTAAATTCAATTCTAGAAGAGTGGCCACTCTATAAACAAAGCTTTGGATATTCACTG ATTGAACTTGATTTTCAAAAGCTCTATCCAGAACGGACTAATTTGTTGTTTGATAAATGGAGCCGGTTTCATCAATCAATACCATTTTTGTTTGACACTCATATCAAGGATGCAAACAATTTACATATATGGAAGCGACTCATAGAAGGAATTTTCACAAGCG ATGTAAAAGATTGCGTGGTATTATATCTCCTTCATTCCGTTTTGGTGCCAACTGGCAGACAGTATAAAATTTGCCCGCAAAGCCAGAAAAAGGTTATAATAAAACCAACAATGAGCGATTCCCGAAACAGCTTCTTAATTTTTGCGTGTACACAAA TAAACAGAAAAGAAGACACATATGACATTCCTTGGGCTTATCTGTTATGCATATGA
- the LOC137234565 gene encoding uncharacterized protein isoform X2, whose protein sequence is MHRLISSLGCLQNIYPIVCAMAEELKNLMEKLQGGVFFELLKDNGFTIESLRHLKPNHLDTLIDKSLFGQRVIFERNLLKWQAEDEGGTTETHCLSEPTPPASSFNSGVRSFYDKSIEDILNETASGKQILMFYENKQNLTPKYRKLLSATVTSYLIDAKICARPYAFDLLSCKIVKYFTKETQETYYLAVKGKKPGGCLYAKYHSCLSKLRADGIILKKRALEESLETNEPNYALPDGKESNDQVWLKYNIEPYDEVVQKWETTFAVRHSFMKNAENLNSILEEWPLYKQSFGYSLIELDFQKLYPERTNLLFDKWSRFHQSIPFLFDTHIKDANNLHIWKRLIEGIFTSDVKDCVVLYLLHSVLVPTGRQYKICPQSQKKVIIKPTMSDSRNSFLIFACTQINRKEDTYDIPWAYLLCI, encoded by the exons ATGCATCGTTTAATTTCTTCATTAGGGTGTTTACAAAACATTTATCCGATTGTGTGCGCAATGGcagaagaattaaaaaatttaatggagAAGCTGCAAGGAGGAGTATTTTTTGAACTTCTTAAAG ataatggCTTTACAATTGAAAGCTTACGTCATTTGAAACCAAATCATTTGGATACCCTAATTGACAAATCTCTGTTTGGACAGCGCGTAATATTTGAGAGAAATCTTTTAAAATGGCAAGCGGAA GATGAAGGAGGTACTACAGAGACACATTGCTTATCGGAACCCACGCCACCAGCCTCAAGTTTCAACAGTGGTGTCAGAAGTTTCTACGAT AAATCTATAGAAGATATTCTCAATGAAACAGCTAGTGGGAAACAAATCCTAATGTTTtacgaaaacaaacaaaatcttACACCGAAATACCGTAAATTATTATCTGCAACTGTGACCAGTTATTTGATTGATGCTAAAATCTGTGCTCGTCCATATGCCTTTGATCTATTATCATGTAAAATCGTTAAATATTTTACAAAGGAAACACAG GAAACTTATTATCTTGCTGTTAAAGGAAAGAAACCAGGTggctgtttgtatgcaaaatatcaCAGTTGCTTATCAAAATTGAGAGCAGACGGGATCATCTTAAAGAAGAGAGCATTAGAGGAATCCCTTGAAACGAATGAACCAAATTATGCTTTGCCGG ATGGTAAGGAAAGTAACGATCAAGTTTGGCTGAAGTATAATATTGAACCTTACGACGAAGTGGTACAAAAATGGGAGACAACATTCGCAGTCAGACACAGCTTTATGAAGAACGCTGAAAACTTAAATTCAATTCTAGAAGAGTGGCCACTCTATAAACAAAGCTTTGGATATTCACTG ATTGAACTTGATTTTCAAAAGCTCTATCCAGAACGGACTAATTTGTTGTTTGATAAATGGAGCCGGTTTCATCAATCAATACCATTTTTGTTTGACACTCATATCAAGGATGCAAACAATTTACATATATGGAAGCGACTCATAGAAGGAATTTTCACAAGCG ATGTAAAAGATTGCGTGGTATTATATCTCCTTCATTCCGTTTTGGTGCCAACTGGCAGACAGTATAAAATTTGCCCGCAAAGCCAGAAAAAGGTTATAATAAAACCAACAATGAGCGATTCCCGAAACAGCTTCTTAATTTTTGCGTGTACACAAA TAAACAGAAAAGAAGACACATATGACATTCCTTGGGCTTATCTGTTATGCATATGA
- the LOC137234565 gene encoding uncharacterized protein isoform X1 yields the protein MHRLISSLGCLQNIYPIVCAMAEELKNLMEKLQGGVFFELLKDNGFTIESLRHLKPNHLDTLIDKSLFGQRVIFERNLLKWQAEVDEGGTTETHCLSEPTPPASSFNSGVRSFYDKSIEDILNETASGKQILMFYENKQNLTPKYRKLLSATVTSYLIDAKICARPYAFDLLSCKIVKYFTKETQETYYLAVKGKKPGGCLYAKYHSCLSKLRADGIILKKRALEESLETNEPNYALPDGKESNDQVWLKYNIEPYDEVVQKWETTFAVRHSFMKNAENLNSILEEWPLYKQSFGYSLIELDFQKLYPERTNLLFDKWSRFHQSIPFLFDTHIKDANNLHIWKRLIEGIFTSDVKDCVVLYLLHSVLVPTGRQYKICPQSQKKVIIKPTMSDSRNSFLIFACTQINRKEDTYDIPWAYLLCI from the exons ATGCATCGTTTAATTTCTTCATTAGGGTGTTTACAAAACATTTATCCGATTGTGTGCGCAATGGcagaagaattaaaaaatttaatggagAAGCTGCAAGGAGGAGTATTTTTTGAACTTCTTAAAG ataatggCTTTACAATTGAAAGCTTACGTCATTTGAAACCAAATCATTTGGATACCCTAATTGACAAATCTCTGTTTGGACAGCGCGTAATATTTGAGAGAAATCTTTTAAAATGGCAAGCGGAAGTA GATGAAGGAGGTACTACAGAGACACATTGCTTATCGGAACCCACGCCACCAGCCTCAAGTTTCAACAGTGGTGTCAGAAGTTTCTACGAT AAATCTATAGAAGATATTCTCAATGAAACAGCTAGTGGGAAACAAATCCTAATGTTTtacgaaaacaaacaaaatcttACACCGAAATACCGTAAATTATTATCTGCAACTGTGACCAGTTATTTGATTGATGCTAAAATCTGTGCTCGTCCATATGCCTTTGATCTATTATCATGTAAAATCGTTAAATATTTTACAAAGGAAACACAG GAAACTTATTATCTTGCTGTTAAAGGAAAGAAACCAGGTggctgtttgtatgcaaaatatcaCAGTTGCTTATCAAAATTGAGAGCAGACGGGATCATCTTAAAGAAGAGAGCATTAGAGGAATCCCTTGAAACGAATGAACCAAATTATGCTTTGCCGG ATGGTAAGGAAAGTAACGATCAAGTTTGGCTGAAGTATAATATTGAACCTTACGACGAAGTGGTACAAAAATGGGAGACAACATTCGCAGTCAGACACAGCTTTATGAAGAACGCTGAAAACTTAAATTCAATTCTAGAAGAGTGGCCACTCTATAAACAAAGCTTTGGATATTCACTG ATTGAACTTGATTTTCAAAAGCTCTATCCAGAACGGACTAATTTGTTGTTTGATAAATGGAGCCGGTTTCATCAATCAATACCATTTTTGTTTGACACTCATATCAAGGATGCAAACAATTTACATATATGGAAGCGACTCATAGAAGGAATTTTCACAAGCG ATGTAAAAGATTGCGTGGTATTATATCTCCTTCATTCCGTTTTGGTGCCAACTGGCAGACAGTATAAAATTTGCCCGCAAAGCCAGAAAAAGGTTATAATAAAACCAACAATGAGCGATTCCCGAAACAGCTTCTTAATTTTTGCGTGTACACAAA TAAACAGAAAAGAAGACACATATGACATTCCTTGGGCTTATCTGTTATGCATATGA